Proteins found in one Danaus plexippus chromosome 3 unlocalized genomic scaffold, MEX_DaPlex mxdp_25, whole genome shotgun sequence genomic segment:
- the LOC116767617 gene encoding myotubularin-related protein 9 — translation MEFIELILINKLDGVILRYPHHDNVDGTVCITGHHLILSSRKEGVRELWLLHRNIDSIEKKENKLSGGVVQGGFLYLKCKDLRIFQLDINNTTELSLLAQTLENLSSIQDPTLFYPFFYRHMHPIMENGYTLYSIEGEFTKVIATEEWRISRVNQNYTVCQSYPKAVVVPKCIDDETLAAAATFRQGGRFPVLSYRHNNGAVLLRAGQPLYGPKHRRCRPDEQILNSIVNVGMKGVIYDLRSSNMISQQQNKGGGSESPSNYSQWKIYNRPMDEVDNQQPLLESFSKLIETCIDREISCDKWLSRLESCGWPESVRNSLHTACIIAQHIHQRSEPVLVHGTRGEDATLLVCSLVQIILNPDSRTIRGLQALIDREWLQGGHPFQSRVTSGPYSSRPRAAPTFTLFLDCVRQFLEQFPCSFEYRQCFLITLFEHAYASQFGSFLCDSDRERSALGVYDQTTSLWSWMNQPEELAVYINPLYDPTHDVIWPSVAPMSYVIWEELYLRWLVKQRTEEKEELYRVIRTREQALRAQAQQLRRELNDLAQQYYAQDK, via the exons ATGGAATTTATAGAGCTTAtccttataaataagttaGACGGAGTGATATTACGATATCCTCATCATGATAACGTAGATGGAACAGTGTGTATAACTGGTCACCACCTCATATTAAGTTCGCGAAAAGAAGGTGTTCGCGAACTAtgg CTATTGCACAGGAACATAGACAGTATCGAAAAAAAGGAGAACAAATTGAGTGGTGGAGTCGTACAAGGTGGttttctgtatttaaaatgcaaaGATTTGAGAATATTTCAACTGGATATCAATAACACGACAGAATTATCCTTGCTAGCTCAGACATTGGAAAACTTGTCAAGTATACAGGACCCTACCCTTTTCTATCCCTTCTTTTACAGGCATATGCATCCCATAATGGAAAATGGTTATACCCTTTACAG tattgAAGGAGAATTCACAAAAGTGATTGCCACAGAGGAATGGCGTATATCGAGAGTGAATCAAAATTATACAGTCTGTCAAAGTTATCCGAAAGCTGTGGTTGTACCAAAGTGTATAGATGATGAGACCCTGGCCGCGGCAGCAACATTCAGACAGGGCGGCCGCTTCCCTGTGCTCTCGTATAGACATAACAATGGT GCTGTTCTTCTTCGAGCTGGTCAGCCTCTATACGGTCCAAAACACCGCAGGTGTCGTCCGGATgagcaaatattaaattcaatagttAATGTTGGCATGAAGGGTGTCATATATGATCTCAGAAGCTCCAATATGATCTCGCAACAGCAAAATAAAG GCGGAGGCAGCGAGAGTCCATCAAACTATTCTCAATGGAAAATATACAACAGACCGATGGATGAAGTCGACAATCAACAACCGCTGCTGGAGAGCTTCTCAAAACTGATTGAAA CCTGTATAGATCGTGAGATATCGTGTGACAAATGGCTGTCTCGTCTGGAGTCCTGCGGGTGGCCGGAGTCGGTCAGGAACTCTCTGCACACAGCTTGTATCATCGCACAACATATTCACCag AGATCCGAGCCAGTTTTGGTGCATGGTACCAGAGGTGAAGACGCTACCTTACTCGTCTGTTCCTTAGTACAAATCATCCTCAATCCAGACAGTCGGACTATCAGAGG ACTGCAGGCCTTAATCGACCGTGAATGGCTGCAAGGCGGCCATCCCTTCCAGAGCCGTGTCACTTCCGGTCCGTACTCGTCCCGCCCCCGCGCGGCGCCCACTTTCACCCTCTTCCTGGACTGCGTGCGGCAGTTCCTGGAGCAGTTCCCGTGCAGCTTCGAGTACCGACAGTGCTTCCTCATAACGCTGTTCGAGCACGCCTACGCCAGTCAGTTTG GATCGTTCTTATGCGATAGTGACCGCGAGCGGTCCGCACTGGGCGTTTACGACCAAACGACCAGCTTGTGGTCGTGGATGAACCAGCCTGAAGAGCTGGCCGTGTACATCAACCCCTTGTATGACCCCACGCATGACGTCATCTGGCCGTCGGTGGCACCCATGAGCTATGTTATATGGGAAG AGCTCTATTTACGCTGGTTGGTGAAACAACGTACAGAGGAAAAGGAGGAACTGTACAGAGTAATTCGAACTAGAGAGCAAGCGTTAAGGGCTCAGGCGCAACAATTACGGCGAGAACTGAATGACCTCGCGCAGCAGTATTACGCTCAAGATAAGTGA